One part of the Arabidopsis thaliana chromosome 1 sequence genome encodes these proteins:
- a CDS encoding uncharacterized protein (unknown protein; BEST Arabidopsis thaliana protein match is: unknown protein (TAIR:AT1G27565.1); Has 35333 Blast hits to 34131 proteins in 2444 species: Archae - 798; Bacteria - 22429; Metazoa - 974; Fungi - 991; Plants - 531; Viruses - 0; Other Eukaryotes - 9610 (source: NCBI BLink).) has translation MSKSVLDELKLRKRETDSSTLFNAISLKAGIRKFEIAVDEAVIARAS, from the exons ATGTCTAAATCTGTCCTCGACGAACTTAAAC tGAGAAAGCGAGAAACCGACTCATCAACCTTGTTTAATGCAATCTCGCTTAAAGCTGGAATAAGAAAGTTTGAGATCGCCGTGGACGAGGCCGTCATCGCCCGAGCCTCATAG
- a CDS encoding fiber (DUF1218) (Protein of unknown function (DUF1218); FUNCTIONS IN: molecular_function unknown; INVOLVED IN: biological_process unknown; LOCATED IN: endomembrane system; EXPRESSED IN: 20 plant structures; EXPRESSED DURING: 13 growth stages; CONTAINS InterPro DOMAIN/s: Protein of unknown function DUF1218 (InterPro:IPR009606); BEST Arabidopsis thaliana protein match is: Protein of unknown function (DUF1218) (TAIR:AT3G15480.1); Has 528 Blast hits to 528 proteins in 99 species: Archae - 0; Bacteria - 0; Metazoa - 0; Fungi - 0; Plants - 528; Viruses - 0; Other Eukaryotes - 0 (source: NCBI BLink).), translating to MASKLVIIIVFILDLIAVGLAIAAEQRRSVGKVVPDGEKEFEHCEYGSDIATSYGAGAFVLLFISQVIIMVASRCFCCGKALKPGGSRACGIMLFLICWVFFLIAEVCLLAGSIRNAYHTTYRRMWNIENPPSCEVIRKGVFAAGASFALFTAIVSQFYYISYSRARDGYQTPHY from the exons ATGGCTTCAAAGCTCGTGATCATCATTGTGTTCATTCTAGATCTCATTGCTGTTGGATTAGCCATTGCTGCCgaacaaagaagaagtgtC GGTAAGGTTGTTCCGGATGGTGAGAAGGAATTTGAGCATTGTGAGTATGGCTCAGACATAGCTACAAGTTATGGAGCTGGTGCATTTGTGCTTCTCTTCATTAGTCAAGTCATTATTATGGTGGCTAGTCGGTGTTTCTGCTGCGGCAAAGCTCTTAAACCCGGTGGTTCAAGAGCTTGTGGCATTATGCTCTTCCTTATTTGCTG GGTGTTTTTCTTGATTGCTGAGGTATGTTTGCTCGCGGGATCAATCAGAAACGCGTACCACACTACGTACAGAAGGATGTGGAACATCGAAAACCCTCCTAGCTGTGAAGTGATCCGTAAAGGAGTGTTTGCTGCTGGTGCTTCCTTTGCTCTCTTCACTGCTATTGTCTCTCAGTTCTATTACATCTCCTATTCTCGTGCCCGAGACGGTTACCAAACCCCACATTACTAG
- the GPCR gene encoding G protein coupled receptor (G protein coupled receptor (GPCR); CONTAINS InterPro DOMAIN/s: LanC-like protein, eukaryotic (InterPro:IPR020464), Six-hairpin glycosidase-like (InterPro:IPR008928), Lanthionine synthetase C-like (InterPro:IPR007822); BEST Arabidopsis thaliana protein match is: GCR2-like 2 (TAIR:AT2G20770.1); Has 681 Blast hits to 670 proteins in 211 species: Archae - 0; Bacteria - 184; Metazoa - 280; Fungi - 66; Plants - 112; Viruses - 0; Other Eukaryotes - 39 (source: NCBI BLink).), translating into MGERFFRNEMPEFVPEDLSGEEETVTECKDSLTKLLSLPYKSFSEKLHRYALSIKDKVVWETWERSGKRVRDYNLYTGVLGTAYLLFKSYQVTRNEDDLKLCLENVEACDVASRDSERVTFICGYAGVCALGAVAAKCLGDDQLYDRYLARFRGIRLPSDLPYELLYGRAGYLWACLFLNKHIGQESISSERMRSVVEEIFRAGRQLGNKGTCPLMYEWHGKRYWGAAHGLAGIMNVLMHTELEPDEIKDVKGTLSYMIQNRFPSGNYLSSEGSKSDRLVHWCHGAPGVALTLVKAAQVYNTKEFVEAAMEAGEVVWSRGLLKRVGICHGISGNTYVFLSLYRLTRNPKYLYRAKAFASFLLDKSEKLISEGQMHGGDRPFSLFEGIGGMAYMLLDMNDPTQALFPGYEL; encoded by the exons atgGGAGAACGGTTTTTCCGAAATGAGATGCCGGAGTTTGTACCGGAAGATTTatccggagaagaagaaactgttaCCGAATGTAAAGATTCGTTGACGAAACTGCTATCACTTCCGTACAAATCATTCTCAGAGAAGCTTCACAGATATGCTCTAAGCATCAAAGATAAA GTAGTCTGGGAGACATGGGAACGATCTGGAAAACGTGTTCGAGATTATAACTTGTATACTGGAGTTCTTGGGACAGCTTATCTCTTGTTCAAATCTTATCAGGTTACTAGAAATGAAGATGATCTTAAGCTATGCTTAGAGAATGTTGAAGCTTGTGATGTAGCTTCAAGAGATTCTGA GCGAGTGACATTTATATGTGGCTATGCTGGTGTATGTGCTCTTGGTGCTGTTGCAGCGAAGTGTTTAGGTGATGACCAGTTATATGATCGTTACTTAGCCCGTTTCCGAGGG ATTAGGCTTCCTAGTGACTTGCCATATGAGTTGCTATATGGTAGAGCAGGATACTTGTGGGCGTGTTTGTTCTTGAATAAGCATATTGGTCAGGAGAGTATATCATCTGAACGAATG AGATCAGTGGTTGAGGAAATCTTCAGGGCAGGAAGACAACTCGGGAATAAAGGAACTTGTCCATTGATGTATGAGTGGCACGGGAAGAGGTACTGGGGGGCTGCACACGGTTTAGCTGGGATCATGAATGTTTTGATGCATACGGAACTTgaaccagatgaaatcaaagatGTCAAAGGTACACTAAGCTATATGATACAAAACCGTTTTCCTAGCGGGAATTACCTATCTAGTGAAGGAAGCAAATCAGATCGCCTTGTTCACTGGTGTCACGGTGCTCCTGGTGTTGCTCTCACACTTGTAAAGGCAGCTCAG GTTTATAACACTAAGGAATTTGTAGAGGCAGCAATGGAGGCAGGAGAAGTTGTGTGGAGCCGTGGATTGCTTAAACGAGTAGGAATCTGTCACGGTATCAGCGGAAACACATAcgtgtttctttctctatacCGGTTAACAAGAAACCCAAAGTATTTGTACCGCGCTAAAGCTTTCGCGTCTTTCCTACTCGATAAATCAGAGAAGTTAATCTCAGAAGGTCAAATGCATGGAGGAGATAGacccttctctctctttgaagGTATCGGAGGAATGGCCTACATGTTACTCGACATGAATGATCCAACACAAGCTCTGTTTCCAGGTTATGAACTCTAA
- a CDS encoding Ribosomal RNA processing Brix domain protein (Ribosomal RNA processing Brix domain protein; CONTAINS InterPro DOMAIN/s: Brix domain (InterPro:IPR007109); BEST Arabidopsis thaliana protein match is: Ribosomal RNA processing Brix domain protein (TAIR:AT3G15460.1); Has 418 Blast hits to 416 proteins in 206 species: Archae - 0; Bacteria - 0; Metazoa - 126; Fungi - 137; Plants - 66; Viruses - 0; Other Eukaryotes - 89 (source: NCBI BLink).) — MGRKRKHSETEAPAPVKKSDEPAPDRPKRTLLGWKDKSEGEAEKAKALTSSGFKNKEKVLVTCSRRISFRYRSLMLNIVSLLPHCKKDSKVEAKSSKGATLNELIELKNSNSCLFFECRKHKDLYMWMVKSPNGPSVKFLVKAVHAMEEMKLTGNHLKGSRPLLTFSSNFDKDAHWKLLKEMLTQVFGIPKEHRKSKPYHDHVFVFSIVDEHIWFRNYQISVPHNESDKIAKGGLDKMTLIEVGPRFCLNPIKIFAGSFGGPTLYENPLYVSPNQIRALEKRNKAGKFAKKIKAKTRKKMHELSNPLEPDEFADMWKDDE, encoded by the exons atggggAGGAAGCGGAAGCACAGTGAGACGGAAGCTCCGGCGCCGGTGAAAAAGAGCGATGAGCCTGCTCCGGATAGACCCAAAAGGACTCTATTGGGATGGAAAGATAAGAGTGAAGGTGAAGCTGAGAAAGCTAAAGCTTTGACTTCATCTGGAttcaagaacaaagagaagGTTTTGGTGACTTGTTCTCGTCGTATCAGTTTCAG GTATCGGAGTTTGATGTTGAACATTGTTTCACTTCTACCACACTGTAAGAAAGACAGTAAAGTTGAAGCAAAGAGTAGCAAAGGCGCGACTTTGAATGAGCTCATTGAGCTTAAGAATTCTAATTCCTGCTTGTTCTTCGAG TGTAGGAAACATAAAGATCTTTACATGTGGATGGTCAAATCCCCTAATGGACCATCTGTGaagtttttggttaaagcTG TGCACGCAATGGAAGAGATGAAACTCACTGGAAATCATCTCAAAGGGTCACGTCCACTTTTGACATTCTCATCCAATTTTGATAAAGATGCGCACTGGAAACTCTTGAAGGAGATGCTTACTCAG GTCTTCGGAATTCCTAAGGAACACAGGAAATCTAAGCCTTACCATGACCATGTATTTGTCTTTTCAATTGTTGATGAGCATATATGGTTCCGAAATTACCAGATTTCGGTTCCTCACAATGAGTCAGATAAAATTGCAAAAGGTGGCCTGGATAAAATGACCCTTATCGAG GTTGGTCCAAGGTTTTGTCTGAATCCAATCAAGATATTCGCGGGCAGCTTTGGAGGTCCTACTCTTTATGAGAACCCGTTATACGTATCTCCAAACCAG ATTCGAGCAttggagaagagaaataaaGCTGGGAAATTTGCTAAGAAGATCAAGGCGAAGACGAGGAAAAAGATGCATGAGCTCTCAAACCCGTTGGAGCCTGATGAGTTTGCAGATATGTGgaaagatgatgaatga